The following nucleotide sequence is from Acyrthosiphon pisum isolate AL4f chromosome A2, pea_aphid_22Mar2018_4r6ur, whole genome shotgun sequence.
CATCATCAACCCCATCCTTTAGTATATAGTACAGTAGTAATCCTACTTCATAATTGATCCCTTCGGCGCCTCTCTACCGTGCGTCGTCTGTTCAAATCTTTTACTTGTTAATATTTTCCGCCGTTTTCCATCACAAAAGCTCTAAACCCACGTCTCTTTTCTTTCACCTCCCCCTCCCGCCACGCCACCATGTCCTCCTCTCTCACCGGGACGTTTTTCTTCCCACCCGTTCTCTCGGCCGCGCATTCATAATTAGAAGCGCGTGactccgccgccgccgtgtcATCATCTCCTCCtcgataatatatatacctgccgcggcggcggcgatggaagatcataatttaaaaatgtctcgGAGCTTAAGGGGACTCGATCTGTCTATTAAGAGCAcctttatgtatatgtatatacatctGTCTCACTTCTTCTTCTTTCGCGGGGCTTAGCGTACCGGGAGATACCTGACAAAAGCATCTCAGAAGTTAAAAGGGCTTGTGTCGCTTTTGTGTGCTTAATGCGCTGCCGGGCCAATGTTATTTTCTTCTTTCTCGAAAAAATCAAaacgtcttattattattattattattattattattattattattattactactactattatataaaacgaaAGAGAGTCTTATGTGCAATGATGAATTGACTTGGACTTAAGCGTTGGTGTGACATAAAAGTCGTTTTCGAGATCGGTTGCTTTTGAGTAAGTGAAGCTTAActgttggaaataaaaaaaaaattgtattttgtttatttatttaattttttttcttctccaGATAGTTGTACAAACTTGatcatatgaatattattattattatcatatttacattatattaatataatgtaaatatgttatatcacTTATACAATTGTTTgcatgaatacataataattaaattttaaaccatttaaatcGTCTTATTTAAGCAAACCCAAAGAGTATTGTACAACatgattttaagttatatttccTCCCAATTTGCACATGAATTAAACCATCTTAGCGATAAAACAAATTTGATCtttgaatttctaaaaatataattaaatgaaacatatacatttttataacgaagtactatttttattgtatttgatctatttttaatgtttttattaaactcatcaatattattttattggtatcgTTTAAGTGAAATAACGTTAATTCACCTGTTTTTAgtcgatacaatattatatggcttatcagatgaaaaatataaatatgccgAACGcttaatatctatttaaaaactGTTATCGTTAAGGCTTTTTATGCGaacttcttaatattattatccaccTGTTGAATATATtcgagtttattattaaatttagttagCGTATACTTTTGGTTGGCAGTTTCATACGTGTTAATAAATGTGTCTCGTGTGAATTTATTGAACAgtttacatataggtaatttgaCCTGTAATATTCTcagataggtatttattatttgttcactAAGTGCACAATTATTCATCCATgtgcagtaaaatatttaagtactattatactaaGAGTGTTATACCAATATTGTACAGTTTAACTAGACCTTGATTGGCCCCATGatcaaacattttgatttggtACCCGTAAATctgtattattacaaaaattacttgATACTACCTACAACtatctataacataataatatatataaattatgatttcccTGTCTTTCTCTAAACAAAAGTGAgagttacatttaataattattattcttctaGGACTTATATgtcatataatttttcaaaatattatttaaagtattacgGAAATTAGTAAAACGAACAACATATAAATTCACAGATTAAATACGTTTGTATGATTGATAACGTCATTCTTTTAGTAAAacctaagtaaaaatattaaataatgtatgtagGTGCATAAGTAATATAATTGCAAATCAATTGATTCACTTCATCAAAGAGATCTAACAATAAATAAGAAACATAGAAAATAGgtgcattttattataagacacgtttgataaaaatgaatgtaaatgTAACTATGTAAACATATAGTAACTACCTAATAACTATTCTGACAAAGTTCTGGAATATATGTTGTTATTGTGAGAATGGATAGGAAAATTCTACGCAAGTTGCATTGTTAAAACCATCAAGCAGACAACACATGTAATTACGGTAGCCGATAGGTTATtgtaaaaactcaaaataaataaaagagaCGATATTTTCAggagtaggtatacaataggtacatattattatattcatatttaatcgatttattgtacaaattatcGTTACAAAATGCAACTAAAAGTATAACACTGAACACACACGATTATTGTtatatgccaaaaaaaaaaatatatatataatagttataatttgaaaatattttgtcattaggTATGGTATACATTGGTATGCGGTTAACCTATTTTACGGTATCtaacgtcataatataaatatatatatatatatatatatcgcggAAAACTAGAAAGGCCTTTTAATTCTATACAAAATCGTTAACTTGGGATCTTTCTAATTCCAAAAATTATGACTGATGGTCGCGTTCAGTTTTGCGACCTGGGATTACCGTAGGCGATGGCGTGACTGGTGGCCACACCGTGTCTGCCGTTGCTCACGCTGTTTGCGATCACCGTCGTACCCGATGACCTCTCGTAACCGTTGCCCCCGTACGAGTTACCTTGGTCCTGACCGTGGCCCTGTCCTTGGTTGTTGTTACCACGGTTGTCCGAGTTGCCCGACTGACCGTTGCCGCTGCCGGCACCGTTGGGGAAAACGCCGAACATTATGGGAAACCAAGCGTTGAACGAAGCTTCCGCGTTGCTGCTCGGACCATCGCGACCTGCCGACCACCacgacaatattaatatgacttgttattatttattaacacaatattagtATATGTTTTTACTATAGGTGACTCCATTATTGTTAGGTACATCTCATACAGCTATACGACACACGACAAGGACGGATCCAGAGGGGCCTAAGGACCCAGGCCCCCcaggcatatttttttataaatataaatataatatattaaataacaaataaacaaagtCTAAacttttcacattgtcgctttatatattaaataattaataatttattaatcaaattgattacctatacctactattatgacaacatttttagtaaagcataatattttattataataattgtatttgtgttgtaaaaatattgttgcccCCCCCTCCCAGATCTTTGGTCTAGATCCGTGCCTGACACacacgatgatattattatttaagtattaaactaCGGTATTTCCATGTTGAACTTCTACTTACGTATCGTAGTATACAGTTAACTTAATAAACAACGCTTTGCTTATCATAGTTGATCATAGCCtcgaaataaattaatgaaataatagcaTACCTATCCTGATTCCTGAGTGTTTAATTGGgccattttattgtatttattattgcgATTAACTGGATggccaataaataataattattacatattattattataaaaattattattgttattattgttagataataattaatattgaaaattagttttcttctataaaataaattgattttttaaccacaatattatcaatatttattcatgtaaatcaataatattcttactttggAACTcgttcatgataataataattcgggtttaataaaattttacgaATCAATAATCTACACTAGCCgtctttaaatatgataaagttTTATACCGAGTATTAAATGTTGTTCATCTTTGATAAATGGACTTttcttcgtataatattataatattttatgatttatgaatgcatatttttaacTGATAGGTAATAGATTCTTTGAAAATATACTTTTctcaataaaacaaattattaacatGTACTTAAATCACGCAGGTCAGCCATTCCGGAGTTATAGTAAACTTTTGAAAACTGCGGTACAACAGCAGTAAAAATGGACTAAAACAGCTGACGGcataacaatgtataataatgttgccATGtacatgactataataatatatcgactagataaaatattattaaaaaatataaacagtaacataatattttgctaGTATGCTAACGGCAATGACCTCAACGACGTGCTTAgacgaacaatataataataatcatatggGACAAAactattatgttatttggtattttaatttctacatGAATACAACATTACTGTGTTTGACATCTCACGTTTGTCGTCGTGAGCACTCGCCCACCTACTAAATAAACATGTATATCCTTCTCCTGTCAATACTGTTTCCTAGAGTAAgttttaatacctattcaatagaaaatggaaatcagtaattctattgttttttttttttttttttaatgtacgtTTTTATTGGCTTTATGGATTTTAAGGAATACGAATTTATactcaaaatagatttttatgcATTTAGCCGGGAGTTACTAAACGATGtgataaaatagtttgaactaaataatataaattattgcgtGAACCTTTAACCACGGTGGCatcaatatttgtattgattaaGATATAAAAGTCATCGACCTGGTCAAACACACTGTACGAAAACACGGGGTGATTCAGCAaccagttttaattttaacaattgtttacataatttatgtagtATCGTGACGTGAtgatacaaacttttttttaaaaatgagaaCTACCCTTCTTCACAGTAAATATTGCAGTTAAGCACatgacttttttgaaaatttaacacatctaaACACAAATTCGAACGTGTAATTTTGAGTTATTTCACTGTAcacaataaaagtaaaaaattcttaatggtttcacataatatataaaaatatagatataggtaaatAGGCAATAAGTCTGGTACCTACCTTCAATTATAATTGGACAACTTTTACAAAagcataaaatgttaataatatattaataataataataaccatatatatttcaaatcaaCGTAGCCCCTGTATATTTAagcctttatatattattatttattatcacaggttaggttaggttattatatccttagtatatatagtttaattattcaGATACTACTCGTTTGAATGCCAATTTATATAGCcacattaaacattaaataaaaaataatctgcttaaaaatgtatggtaAATGAGGGTGTTCTTTGTATGAAAAAACCAAGATTGTATCGACACAGGAGAATCCTTAAATGGCATAAAAAATCTGTTTaacgatcataaaaaaatttcttatttaaataagtacctataaattttaaaatgtaaaaatcaaaatttcgaACAAATTCGTTTTTAAAGGACACGAAATAAGCTGAACGTTCAGTAAATCACACAAATAGGCTtgtaggataatattataaatattatcatcgtaCACGTCATGCGCGGCCGGAGTTGACACAGCAAATAATTAATTGGCACGCTTACCTCTATGTTGTTTCTTGTTGTCTGCTTGTTCCACGCTGTTGTTGTTCTGTTCCCTAGAATCGACCGGCACGCCTGATTTCGGCGGCGCGTATTCTTGCGGTTGCTGTTGACTGCCCGCGGCCGACGAGCCTCCGTACTGTTGCGGCTGTTTGTTGTTCGAGTCGGCGGACGGTGTCTGCTGCGGTCCCGCAACTCCCGACGGCGGCGGCCCGTAAGAGTCTTGAGTGGCCTGTGGTGGCCCGTAAGAGTCTTGCGTGGCCGGTTGCGGCCCGTAGTTGTACGGACTGGCCTGCTGCGGTGACCCGAAGCTGCCACCGAACATAGGGTACTCGGCCAGACCGGTGAACGCGGACATCTGCCCGTTGGGGTTGAAACCGCTGTACGAAAACGATCGCATGGGCTCGGGGTTACGCTTCATCCTCATCATGACCACTGCGAAAAAGTTTAACCGTAAAATGCATACCATTTTTATAAGCCATGAAACTCCTTAAGGAGGCGaatgaaaatgttatatgaCTTGATGTCTTTTATTGCAGTGCCCGTCGACTTTTACTGGGTCGATTTGCAACACAAAgagaaacatttaaaattatttaccaagAACTTTTATGCGAGCACACGAAATAATCTACTCTCGAAACAAATTTAACCTATGCCATCGCGTCTTGCCTACGATTTCTTTTCGGTTCTTTTCAAAAATGCACTGTGCCcaacaaacattttgattttatatgggTACACTACAAATGCAATCAAATGTCGAAAAACACGATCTCTTCTTGCGGAGGTGGAGTAGAGAGAggccaaattattatttttaatctaaattcCTAATAGATGGTCACTCAAAACCGTCATAAAAATTCAAGAGAGAACTTACCTTCGGGCACAATGTAAGCGGCGGACGTAGCTTGGAAGATGgcggcgacggcgacgacgaccaGCAGAGCAGCGGCGGAGGCGTAACGGCTAGCCATTTCGTATAAGGTCTGCTGCAGTGTACTACGGTTGGAAACTTGAACCGAAAACGGTATGCTGGATTAGTGGTGAGGGGGGAGGTTTCAGTCCAGTGTCGTACTTGCTACAGGGCAGAGCTCGACGTTTTGTAGTGGGCTGCTCGGCGATCAGCGATGGAATAGGACGAGTGACCGATCGCGATCCCGTATATATAGGCGCCTACGGGGAGTCGTCTACGGGGTTGCCAGTGGTGAGtggcgggggggggggcgtAAATTTTCCGTCGTTATATTGTCGTGTGTggcggtgggggggggggttatccCCCGGTCCACCTGATACGTGGTCTGGACGCGTAATCGTGGTGCTGAATATTATTAGGCGCGCGCGAGATTTATAACCAATTCGTCGATGCCGTTTTCCGCGAATTTCAACGGTCGCCGCGCCAACGCAATAATAATGCGAtggtcattaaattataataataacgatacacTGTCGTCGCCAcgtgcattataaaatataataatatgctcagaTCGGCCGTGTCCGGGTTTGGACGAGATGGGCGAGTCCGCAGTTGCCAAAATGCCGCTCGAAACCCATTAACGATTCCTGTGCGCGCGGActgcagttataataatatttcgatatATGGCGTGTCAATCGATACCTATATTAACGCACGCACACGTAGGTACATcgcattaaaataaactatatgattacaataataattatatatgctaTATTCCCGttcggattataatattattggcactatacaatataggaggtcagtggcgtgccgaactgacaagcagacttgaggcaaactatacaatttgatccccctccccaccaccaacagttttttcactatttttttttattattcaaaataataaatattattaagtttttttaggtataagttgcacatctacacccaaatttcccttgaggcaattgcctcaaaaaatgacttTTCGGCACGCCACTGTAGGAGGTacccatgataataatattatattattatgaagaggAAAAAACGGTTTGCATGTTTAGTtggagtacctatacctaccccGGGAagatagtaggtataggttatTAGGTTTGACCGAAAGATTGGTTATCATTGATATCCGTTGTTTTCGGTTgaacgtataatattgtgattactatgcaaatttttgcatattttattgtttttatttcatatttagcgatggtttaaatgtttaaagtaatattatagagcGTATTGAtgcaattttaagtgctatTAAGTACCAAACCTGGTTATCAGGGTAGACGTGACATCGACGTGACATAAATTATGTGATCGCCTTAATGTCGTAATATTGTGTGGTGGCAGTGGTGCTCGACGTCCAATCGTACATATCATTCAAACAAATTCTGAAAGATTTCCTTGAAGTATTTTTAGGTATTATCAGTGgttgaaatcgatttttaatattgattgaaaaatcataaacattgtaaaaatcacgaaaatatgcaaattattttgagttggaaatttgtaaacgtttttatttttaaatttaagatttaaaaattgtaatacaataattctcataagtttgtctaaaTTTATCAAAGACATTTTTACTGGAAagtcaaatgaaattttcatgagcgtttgaagttttaATTCTTACAGCATTAGATTTTCACTAGATAAtatagtgattttcttattttactgtaattcaaaaacgagttactgtagatacttgaaatatacatcattcaaatatttcatatattcctgtacttgataacattttcaaaatattttacctcaTTTTGTGCTGTTTACTTGTTGacaaaattttataatgtttttgtagtgaaaaatatatataatgtttaacttGTATAGAtaaggatttaaaatataaaatatggtagGTTACATAAGTAGGTTAAGTAGGTAAGATTAGTAAgtaaccaaaaaatgtaaaacctttattgttattttatgttcaaatttggacggaattagatatttaaaattttaaacgaagAAGGACggttttagttttgtgttatattttaaaaataatattcatgggTTCTcgaaactttaaatgtatatttttatatacaaattatattaattatacttaccgGTTACCGTGttgtttatatgtaataataatattataaaatatattatataaaatttgctGACAAATCGCCTCCGCTCCGtatagtttttcgtatacaatgatattatatcattgaatttaaatttaacaccatccattacagtaacctactgtacagcagagcgacacccacttacccgctttttttttaatctttaaatataatatgagtacttattacattttcttgGAGATTGTTAACTACTTTAAAAGagaatattacttattagttattatacattataatttataagtcattgtataaaattgaacttcctacctatttaaaatagcTATACAACATGTGGTAAACCaacatacacattttaattttctttgtcataggtacttaaatactaaataatataacaaaactcATCAGTTATATTAAGAACttcaatgaaaattatattacgttGGATTATAActctaaaaattcacaaaagtTAAAAGGTCTCACCgcagaatataataatgtgtttctCGAATAATAACTTTAGTGTtggatacctacattttaatattataatatttaatatattaagatgGCATGATTGAAATTGATTCGTAATTTATTTGAAGACACCTAATTTGGATTTAATTCTAAAGTATAAGGTAAacgagttaataaaaaatattaaactattctGTTATCTCTGAAACTATTGCGACATcaacataatttgttttgactcattacctattatatgatataataatctattattctATAGAATTGTCATGTTTATGTTTTAGTAATTATACGAACACATGGTATACAATATATCCAAAAATATCTAGAAAAATATACCCTAATTAAAATGCAATCATAACGTAATGGTACACGAGTTGGTTTGtcactataatatgttaataactcTGAGACTAAATCGCCTGTTTTTTGTTCTGTACATTATtgcattgaaaataattttttcatctcgGTTATGGACTGATTGTAATCGTATGatgaattttatttcattcagtaattttttttctataaatatacttaaatatttaccgTTTATATACTTTGACTAACGTTTTAATCATTAcagttaactttaaaaataactctTGTATTATTGTTAGCCATATATTTTGATGTGTAATTTTCGTttgtattggaaaataatgataactaatataattaatttgttataaaatagaagATTGGGGTTTATTGTCAAATATACGAAGTGCTTGTTCAAATTTTTGTCACATGTGTTTAAAAAGTTCATtctaaatatgatttaaatatgttgtttacttacaagttacaacaattATTCTTAGATTATAAGTATTTGTATTGAGTAATTCGAAAATTTgacataaatttaacatttaaaactaaaagtttaaattgtatgtgGCTTCTCATTTGATTTACCTGGGACAACATTAACCCAGTGATGATGTGactagtaaaaattaaaatatgtactctgccttcatattattataagtactacatttttttttcttaagattgtattttgaattatgtGACAACTATCCCCGCTGTCTCCCCTACATTGTTTGTACCAATCATTTCAAAACTTATActtcataaatacatattattatatgttatagtcGTATGTAGCAGCTTAACTACGGAGAGTGATGTAGGTGATATATTATAACCCCTCgggaccttttttttttactgtggttacttgtttttagtttataaaatttatgattttggtaatttggaatataaattaattgtgactataagataaaatgtatagataacgCGTTTTATATTACAGGTAAGCACGCCATTAACTATATCTTATGAGAAAGATTTTAGTACCTAACTCAATTATCTGTTTGAGATTATCGAGCGAagtctaataatatatagtatgatgAGCATGGTAGGTaccatttatgtatattgttatacgatatgataattaatatctatgaaCTATTGTTAAAAAGATTATGAGacttaaataatagtttacctTCGCGATTTGTtgcatatattatgaaaatacccCTCGCCTCAAAAAATGGTCCCAATTACGCCAATGAGAGagtattatttatcatcatacCATTTATTCGTGAAACAataattgaatgatataataggtaagtacctaggtagtgtttttttatttttttcaaacgcaacaataataatagcatctattattatattgtactgagTGTAATACGAgtgtaattcatattataatctaggCTCGAGACACACGTCTTCATCAGTCCCCGGAGCTGCAGATATGTTATCTGCCGTCCATTGTTGTctatagtacaataaaatattattatcataacaccACTTTATTACGTCAGCGGACGACTGCCGCGGTCGGAGCTCACCAACGTATGTCGGCGAATGGTCGCGAATACGCAATGATTAATGGTAATCGCACAAGCTCGTTGCATTTTCCGGGCAAGATGTGtcacactttattattatttgtacgttcgtcgtcgtcgccgccgctgTTAATAGTTGTCCAGGACGCATTCTAAAGACAAAACCGTATCGTGACGATTGACGTTGCTAATATcgtttcgtattattattatattatattattatgtccgtgCAGAGGCGACGCTCATTCATTATTGATGAACCCGGCAGCTTGTGACGCAACGCGAACCGAGCACCTGGGCGCAGCGGCAGAACAGAAGTCCGGCTCAGAGGAGGACCTTTCGTGTCTGCACGAGACACGACGTCTGTATAATCTCGGAACGACGgacacgtcgtcgtcgtcgtcgttgacCCGCACACCCGCACACCCGCACACCCACACGACGGCACACGAGTTTGCGATCGGTtgccaatatatataatatacctacattaataattttttttttcgcgttGTCGTAGTCGCTGCGATGACGGTTTTCACGACACGCACGCGCGAGCTCCGCGTGACCGTCAAACAATAGGCACGTAAAaacgagaaaataaaaatttcagaaaatttttttaaacattatacacattagcAAAACGCGTGTCACGTACTCGCCCGACTCTAGTCTCATAGTGCACGCTAGGCCGTGAATATCTTATACACTACGGTTTTTGCAGCCAAAGAACTGGCCGGCCGCCGTGggaataaatacataatacattatcatatgtaatatgcgtgtgcgtgtgcgtggcCTGTGCGTAGATATAATTGACTATACGACTACTATCACGAAAGTACCAAagcttgataataatattatagttcgttTATTTCCATAttgattaaagtatattatgcgAATTAATATTCCACACAAATGTTTGTAAAATCAGATCGACGCAGACGCCGTGTAAACGATCTCCCCGAGCGGATCATCTATATAAACGATGGGAAAACGATTTGAgaaaccttaaaaatataatattatcatacttatGTTTGTAAAATCTCTGTATAAAAAAACTCAACATAATGCCCTTAACCagtttcttatacatttttttaatttttcgtggttcataatattatttttttttttaaatcatcgcataagaggatgtcagttaaata
It contains:
- the LOC100167881 gene encoding annexin B11, coding for MASRYASAAALLVVVAVAAIFQATSAAYIVPEVVMMRMKRNPEPMRSFSYSGFNPNGQMSAFTGLAEYPMFGGSFGSPQQASPYNYGPQPATQDSYGPPQATQDSYGPPPSGVAGPQQTPSADSNNKQPQQYGGSSAAGSQQQPQEYAPPKSGVPVDSREQNNNSVEQADNKKQHRGRDGPSSNAEASFNAWFPIMFGVFPNGAGSGNGQSGNSDNRGNNNQGQGHGQDQGNSYGGNGYERSSGTTVIANSVSNGRHGVATSHAIAYGNPRSQN